The genomic stretch GGAGTCCGGGTGGAGCTCATCCGGGCCTGGGAGCGCCGCTATGGCGTGCTCACCCCGCGCCGGACCCCCGCTGGCTACCGCGCCTATACGGACCGTGACGTGGCGGTGCTCAAGCAGCTCAAGCGGCTGACCGACGAAGGCGTGGCCATCAGCGAGGCGGCGAAGCTGCTGCCCCAGTTGATGGAAGGTCTGGATGCGGAAGCGGCGGTGCGCGGCACCCATCTGGAGACGCGGGCGCATGCGGAGACGTGGCGGGAATCCGTGCTCGCCGCCGCCCTGGCGTATGACCAGCCGCGCGTGTCGGACGTGCTGGACGAGGTGCTGGCCGCGCTGCCCCCGCTCAAGGCCTTCGACGAGGTGCTGGCGCCGCTGCTGTGCGACGTGGGCGAGCAATGGGAGGCGGGCTCGCTGACGGTGGCGCAGGAACACCTGGTGTCACAGATGGTGCGGGCGCGGCTGGTGAGCCTGCTGCACGCGGCGCCCCAGGGCCGGCACCGGCATGGCGTCCTGGCGTGCTTCCCGGAAGAAGAGCACGAGATGGGCCTGCTGGGCGCCGCGCTGCGGCTGCGGCACCTGGGCGTGCGGGTGACGCTGTTGGGACAGCGCGTTCCCGCCGAGGACCTGGGCCGCGCCGTCTTGGCGCTGCGGCCCGACTTCGTGGGGCTGTCCACGGTGGCCAGCCGGAGCGCCGAGGCCTTCGAGGACACCCTGACGCGTTTGAGGCAGGCGCTGCCCAGGGGATTGCCCGTCTGGGTGGGCGGCGCCGCCGCGCGCTCGCACCAGGCCGTGTGCGAGCGGTTGGCGGTGCACGTCTTCCAGGGCGAGGAGGACTGGGACCGCCTCGCGGGCGTGTAGGTCAGGCGTGTTGATGGCGGAGTGGTTGAAGACGCTGCTGCCGTAGTACTGGGCGGCCTCCTCGTTCCAGCCCGCCTCGGCTGGTGTACTGCCCCGCAGCACGCAGCGCAGGCTCACGTAGCCGTTGATGCCCGCGAACACCGACGGGAGGTTGGCGGGTGCGGAGAGGTTGCGCTGAATCGGGCAGGCGGATGCCAGCCTTTGCACGGCGTCCGTGCCAGGGAATCCATGGCAGGCGAAGCAGATGTTGCCGCGCCCGCG from Myxococcus xanthus encodes the following:
- a CDS encoding MerR family transcriptional regulator — its product is MAERTYRIHIAAELAGVRVELIRAWERRYGVLTPRRTPAGYRAYTDRDVAVLKQLKRLTDEGVAISEAAKLLPQLMEGLDAEAAVRGTHLETRAHAETWRESVLAAALAYDQPRVSDVLDEVLAALPPLKAFDEVLAPLLCDVGEQWEAGSLTVAQEHLVSQMVRARLVSLLHAAPQGRHRHGVLACFPEEEHEMGLLGAALRLRHLGVRVTLLGQRVPAEDLGRAVLALRPDFVGLSTVASRSAEAFEDTLTRLRQALPRGLPVWVGGAAARSHQAVCERLAVHVFQGEEDWDRLAGV